The Halogranum gelatinilyticum genome contains a region encoding:
- the rio1 gene encoding serine/threonine-protein kinase Rio1, with protein sequence MTGDFELIEPEEAEGFGDEWEEIDVSDTEADRIARKRDRKFNEFRKRIKDADQFKVEQSVFDDATFAAIYKLVQDGYIEAFGGPISTGKEANVYEALGEDEEDVAVKIYRINASNFRQMRSYLEGDPRFRGIGNDKGKIVLAWVRKEYANLERAQKAGVRVPNPIAVERNVLVMELVGLVEDRARRLSEVDVENPETAYEVVREYMRRLHGAGLIHGDLSEYNLIVHEGELVVIDLGQAVTVHHPNAEEFLRRDCTNVANFFARQGADADADELYEYVTSVDDDEE encoded by the coding sequence ATGACAGGGGACTTCGAGCTGATCGAGCCGGAGGAGGCCGAGGGGTTCGGCGACGAGTGGGAGGAGATAGACGTCTCCGACACCGAGGCCGACCGCATCGCACGCAAACGGGACCGCAAGTTCAACGAGTTCCGCAAGCGAATCAAGGACGCCGACCAGTTCAAGGTCGAACAGTCGGTCTTCGACGACGCGACCTTCGCGGCCATCTACAAACTGGTCCAAGACGGCTACATCGAGGCCTTCGGCGGTCCCATCTCGACGGGCAAGGAGGCGAACGTCTACGAGGCACTCGGCGAGGACGAGGAGGACGTCGCCGTCAAAATCTACCGCATCAACGCCTCGAACTTCCGGCAGATGCGGAGCTACCTCGAAGGCGACCCCCGATTCCGGGGCATCGGCAACGACAAGGGGAAGATCGTCCTCGCGTGGGTCCGCAAGGAGTACGCGAACCTCGAACGCGCCCAGAAAGCGGGCGTCCGGGTGCCGAACCCCATCGCCGTCGAGCGCAACGTGCTCGTGATGGAGCTCGTCGGGTTGGTCGAGGACCGCGCCCGGCGGCTCTCTGAAGTCGACGTCGAGAACCCCGAGACGGCCTACGAGGTCGTCCGCGAGTATATGCGTCGGCTCCACGGCGCGGGCCTCATCCACGGCGACCTGAGCGAGTACAACCTCATCGTCCACGAGGGCGAACTCGTCGTCATCGACCTCGGCCAGGCCGTGACGGTCCACCATCCGAACGCCGAGGAGTTCCTCCGCCGCGACTGCACGAACGTCGCGAACTTCTTCGCCCGGCAGGGCGCAGATGCCGACGCCGACGAACTGTACGAGTACGTGACCTCGGTCGACGACGACGAGGAGTAG
- a CDS encoding tryptophan--tRNA ligase translates to MHDFTVTPYAVEGDVDYDRLLERFGADRLTDAQIADFPQPAHRLLRREVFYAGRDVDRFTAAATRDETVSVVTGRGPSGPMHLGHVYPFYFAKYLQEQTGAHVYIPLSDDEKYFAKDLTFDEIHEYTKENLRDILAVGFDPEKTRIIVDTEDADVVYPLAAEFAKELTPAAMEATYGTPPNVGLGFYPAVQATHLLLPQLVHGPHPTLVPIAVDQDPHVRVCRDIAAKQRHDVTKPAALLSKFLPRLGGGGGKMSTSDEAPGILLSDDRETVREKVAKHAYSGGRSDLDEHREHGGDPEVDVAYQLLFYFFEDDDAELERLADEYRSGELLSGELKEYAADRIADFLEAHQARRPEGPIAEVVDPYRLTDAERERLRPGVFG, encoded by the coding sequence ATGCACGACTTCACCGTCACGCCGTACGCCGTCGAGGGCGACGTCGACTACGACCGGCTCCTCGAACGCTTCGGCGCTGACCGCCTGACCGACGCACAGATCGCCGACTTCCCCCAGCCAGCCCACCGCCTGCTCCGCCGGGAGGTGTTCTACGCCGGGCGCGACGTCGACCGGTTCACGGCCGCAGCGACCCGGGACGAGACCGTCTCGGTCGTCACCGGCCGCGGTCCCTCTGGCCCGATGCATCTCGGTCACGTTTACCCCTTCTACTTCGCGAAGTATCTCCAGGAGCAGACCGGCGCGCACGTCTACATCCCGCTGTCGGACGACGAGAAATACTTCGCCAAGGACCTCACCTTCGACGAGATTCACGAGTACACCAAGGAGAACCTCCGGGACATCCTCGCGGTCGGCTTCGACCCCGAGAAGACGAGAATCATCGTCGACACCGAGGACGCCGACGTGGTCTACCCGCTCGCCGCCGAGTTCGCGAAGGAGCTCACGCCCGCCGCGATGGAGGCGACGTACGGGACGCCGCCGAACGTCGGTCTCGGCTTCTATCCGGCGGTGCAGGCGACGCATCTCCTCTTGCCCCAACTTGTCCACGGGCCGCATCCGACGCTCGTCCCCATCGCCGTCGACCAGGACCCCCACGTCCGGGTCTGTCGGGACATCGCCGCGAAGCAACGCCACGACGTGACGAAGCCCGCCGCGTTGCTCTCGAAGTTCCTGCCCCGGCTCGGCGGAGGTGGCGGGAAGATGAGCACCTCCGACGAGGCACCCGGAATCCTGCTCTCGGACGACCGCGAGACGGTGCGAGAGAAGGTCGCGAAACACGCCTATTCGGGTGGGCGGAGCGACCTCGACGAACACCGCGAACACGGCGGCGACCCCGAGGTCGATGTGGCCTACCAGCTGCTGTTCTACTTCTTCGAGGACGACGACGCCGAGTTGGAGCGGCTCGCCGACGAGTACCGCTCGGGTGAGTTGCTCTCGGGCGAACTCAAGGAGTACGCCGCCGACCGCATCGCAGACTTCCTCGAAGCCCACCAAGCGCGACGGCCCGAGGGACCGATTGCGGAGGTCGTCGACCCGTATCGGCTGACCGACGCAGAGCGCGAACGGCTGCGGCCGGGGGTGTTCGGATAG
- the eif1A gene encoding translation initiation factor eIF-1A produces MAVVVGWAFEVFSTVETVEGNREPVRTNSNPIPSQTRWQRKNTSVRSHEHENGMSESAQRRDLRMPDDDEVFAVVTEMLGANRVEVRCADGTERTARIPGRMQKRVWIREDDVVLVEPWDWQDEKADISWRYERDEAEQLRDEGHIR; encoded by the coding sequence GTGGCTGTCGTGGTCGGGTGGGCTTTCGAGGTGTTCTCGACTGTCGAAACGGTAGAAGGCAATAGAGAACCCGTCCGGACGAACTCAAACCCAATACCGTCTCAAACCCGTTGGCAGCGGAAAAACACAAGTGTCCGGAGCCACGAACATGAAAACGGAATGAGCGAGAGCGCACAGCGACGCGACCTGCGAATGCCCGACGACGACGAGGTGTTCGCCGTCGTCACCGAGATGCTCGGGGCCAACCGTGTCGAGGTCCGCTGCGCGGACGGCACCGAACGAACCGCACGAATCCCCGGCCGGATGCAGAAGCGCGTCTGGATCCGCGAGGACGACGTCGTCCTCGTCGAACCGTGGGACTGGCAGGACGAGAAAGCCGACATCAGTTGGCGCTACGAGCGCGACGAGGCCGAGCAGCTCCGCGACGAAGGCCACATCCGCTGA
- a CDS encoding tyrosine--tRNA ligase translates to MDAYEQITRNVSEVVTEDEVRALAESPDGKRAYVGYEPSGVLHIGHMLTATKLIELQEAGFEVTVLLADVHAYLNDKGTFEEIRDTAERMKEQFLAYGLDEEQTEFVLGSEFQFEREYVLDLHALELNTTLSRAERAMAEIKSGESAKVSQAVYPLMQALDIVYLDVDLAIGGMEQRKVHMLARDVLPAINEDSPTCLHTPLIADLSTGIGKMSSSTGTTISMEDSTEDIQEKVNSAFCPPTAAPDPDDDGNDRENPVLQIFEYHVFPRFEQVVVERPEEYGGDLTYDDYETLEAELESGELHPMDAKTALASYLDELIAPGREKIRAE, encoded by the coding sequence ATGGACGCCTACGAACAGATCACCCGGAACGTCTCCGAGGTGGTCACCGAGGACGAGGTCCGCGCGCTAGCTGAGTCTCCCGACGGAAAGCGGGCGTACGTGGGCTACGAACCCTCCGGCGTCCTCCACATCGGCCACATGCTGACGGCGACGAAGCTCATCGAACTCCAGGAGGCTGGCTTCGAGGTCACCGTCCTCCTCGCCGACGTCCACGCCTACCTCAACGACAAGGGCACGTTCGAGGAGATCCGCGACACGGCCGAGCGCATGAAAGAGCAGTTCCTCGCCTACGGGCTCGACGAAGAGCAGACCGAGTTCGTGCTCGGCTCGGAGTTCCAGTTCGAGCGCGAGTACGTGCTCGACCTCCACGCGCTCGAACTCAACACGACGCTCTCGCGGGCCGAACGCGCGATGGCGGAGATCAAATCGGGCGAGTCGGCGAAGGTCTCGCAGGCCGTCTACCCGCTCATGCAGGCACTCGACATCGTCTACCTCGACGTCGACCTCGCCATCGGCGGGATGGAGCAGCGGAAGGTCCACATGCTCGCTCGCGACGTCCTCCCCGCAATCAACGAGGACTCGCCGACCTGTCTGCACACGCCGCTCATCGCCGACCTCTCGACGGGCATCGGCAAGATGTCCTCCTCGACGGGAACGACCATCTCGATGGAGGACTCGACGGAAGACATTCAAGAGAAGGTCAACTCGGCGTTCTGCCCGCCGACGGCCGCCCCCGACCCGGACGACGACGGCAACGACCGCGAGAACCCCGTCCTGCAGATCTTCGAATACCACGTCTTCCCGCGCTTCGAGCAGGTCGTCGTCGAACGCCCCGAGGAGTACGGCGGGGACCTGACCTACGACGACTACGAGACGCTGGAGGCGGAGCTGGAGTCGGGCGAGCTGCACCCGATGGACGCCAAGACCGCGCTGGCGTCGTACCTCGACGAGCTCATCGCGCCCGGTCGCGAGAAGATCCGCGCAGAGTAG
- a CDS encoding NUDIX domain-containing protein, which produces MDPIFDPEQLRTDADVAFCDERTVDDRADVDYFAGIGGLVAVGITNHDGAVLLLNSPHGWRLPYGPVGDDEDWLAAGRRLAETLTGVDCATDRVERVTRVARSTEDGDHEATSFDVVLRMEPVDGEPLGDDPAFGPWETVELGWFDSVPSDAYWDHGDAVDDIERFVD; this is translated from the coding sequence ATGGACCCGATTTTCGACCCAGAACAGCTCCGCACGGACGCCGACGTCGCGTTCTGCGACGAGCGGACGGTCGACGACCGGGCGGACGTCGACTACTTCGCGGGTATCGGCGGCCTCGTCGCCGTCGGCATCACCAACCACGACGGGGCGGTCCTCCTCTTGAACAGTCCCCACGGCTGGCGACTGCCGTACGGTCCCGTCGGCGACGACGAGGACTGGCTGGCTGCCGGCCGACGGCTCGCCGAGACGCTCACCGGCGTCGACTGCGCGACCGACCGCGTCGAACGCGTCACTCGCGTCGCCCGGTCGACCGAAGACGGCGACCACGAGGCGACGAGTTTCGACGTCGTCCTCCGCATGGAACCCGTCGACGGCGAACCGCTCGGTGACGACCCCGCCTTCGGCCCGTGGGAGACGGTCGAACTCGGTTGGTTCGATAGCGTCCCCAGCGACGCCTACTGGGACCACGGTGACGCCGTCGACGACATCGAGCGGTTCGTCGACTAG
- a CDS encoding DUF7470 family protein: MIDKLGTTGLAGVVLLVAGIAVVAAKEPIVAVGIALTLVGLGLVAKGLIGNVMSMFGMA, translated from the coding sequence ATGATCGACAAACTCGGCACGACCGGTCTCGCCGGTGTCGTCCTTCTCGTCGCAGGCATCGCCGTCGTCGCGGCCAAGGAACCCATCGTCGCCGTCGGCATCGCCCTCACGCTCGTCGGTCTCGGTCTCGTCGCGAAGGGACTGATCGGGAACGTGATGTCGATGTTCGGGATGGCCTGA